The genomic interval ctgcgcgcgcggcgtcttcgcagacgaaggacggagaagaagacagagagagcggagaggaaaaTGAGGAGGAAGGCATGGCCTCGCTGCAGCAAAACGCATGCGTCACCGACGCGGCCTATTCCCTGGCCGTGCTCGCCAATTTCAGCACCAATCTCGCTGAAGAGCTCCTCAGAGACCCTCGGTGGAAGAGCGTCGAGCGCGTTATGCACGCAACGGTGAGCAAAAACCGAGCCCGCTTGAAAAGAGGCAAAACTCCTCCGGCGAGAGGTGCGCCAGCAGAACCGAGCTTGCGTGTGACTCCGCTTTCGCTTAACGGTCTTGATGTATTTTCGTAATTTCTTAAACTGGGTTTGATAGATGATATTGTACGGACGATAGCTTCTTGGTCccaatacatacatatgtatttatatatatacagatgaTTCGAGCTCTCCCCCTCTTGGGGGTGTATGCGAACGTTGGCCTGCATACCTACTTACCGAAGCCTGCGTATCCGTACGTATTCACCGCGGCAAAGGAGCCAGTCAGGCACCGGGAGCAAACTTCAGAGTTAGGCATCTGGAGAGACTACAGCCGTGCTTCAGCTGTTCCTGTGCGTTTGCGCGTTCCTCCGTGCTCTCCctgcggggggcgggggggggggggggggtggcgtTGAGTGCTCTAAGGGTTGCAGCTGCAGGTGAATCTCTGTGCGTTCGACTTCTGATGTGGCGCGTGGTTTTTCTCAGGGCGAAGGGCCGGATTTCATGTTGCTCCTGCGGTTCGTGTGCCTCGGAGTCTCGCTGCTTCCCGCGGTCGTCTTCAActtgcctctcttcttccacaCCCTGCGTCTGGACAGCGGGGCCAGCGCGTCGcccaggaagaagaagaaacgtgCGTCCCCGCCCGCGTTTGCTGCTGAGAAGGTGCCGCGCAGCAGGgaccggcgcggcaggcgcaagGCCGAGCGGCTTTCGGATGGAGACTGCGACCTGCTCATGCATGCGGAAGACAGCCTCGAAGGGAATGAGCAGGCAAactcgcggcagcgacgcccgccagACGTGCCGAGAAAGCTCGCCAGAGTCCTGGTTCCCGACGCGGAGCGAAGCCGCCTCTTTGTCAAGGAACCGGAGCTCTTTGGAACGCTCATCAAGTACGCGACCCGGCCCGCGAAAGAAAACACCAAGTCGAACTCGGGTGTCAAGCATCCGACCGTGCAGAAGTCAGACTCAAGCGTGCTCCACTGGGATATATGGCTAGACGCAGTACATGTACGTGCGCATATACTCGTCtatttgtgtgtgtgtatgtgggTCTTCACAGCGCGCATCGTGGAAGTACCCCGTATGTCTCTTTGCCTTCCTGGTTGGGCGTGTGTCTGTCAGGACGTTTGTAGGCCCTCTACTGCGGCTGTATGACCGCGCCCTTTCTTCGGAGTTGCTCTTGGAGACTCTACAATTCCTCCTGGGCTGCGTGATGACGGCGAGCGTggctgaggaggcagaggactcaggcggcctcgcgctcgctggcagcgaggagagggagtCGACGGTGGACGCAAGGGGGGACGTGCGGGAGACCGCAGGGACGCTGCAGGCCCCGGCAGCCAAGAGCCTGAGAGAGGAGCTCCTCGCTCAGCTCGACAGCGTGCAAGTCGCGGAGTTCCTTGCCTACATCCTGCAGACGAAGCCGTCCGCGACGGCGGTACGCGCAGCTTGAACGCCGCCACACGCATGCGTCTTCTTCAAGCAAACCTGCCGCGTGTTGGGGCTGGGGGAGCATGTGCTTGCCCGCGGCTGGCTATCGCGGCCACGGACGACAGTTGGCTCTCAGTTGTGGCGACGAGTGGCGGCTCTAGCGCGACAACTGACTGTATGTAGAGTCTCTCATATGCTCATCATGTGTTCATGTTTTCGAGGAAATGAAGTGAAAGTGCACACCGTGTTTGGGGCTCCTGCGGAAGACAGACACATTTATACATTCGCGTGCGAGTACTGAACCCAGCGCCGCGGGTGTGTATGACTAGATGTGCTTGGCAGCGCTCGctggtttagggtttagggtttaggcgCTCTTTCTGTTGCCATGTGCGcgtgtgttttttctctttttctcaggTGATGGCAGCACTGAGTGTGACTCTGGAGCTTCTTTCGCTTGCGCCGCACGTCTTTTTGCCGGTTTTTTTCAAAGAGGGCGTCATCGCCTtcgttcgcggcggcctcgatgCGGCGATAGAcgacggcgccttcgcgtcgatttctgcctcgtcgctgtgCCCCTCTTCCGTGTCgcttccgctctccgcgctctcctcagcggcgtcgtcgcgccagTCGTCGCCGCATGCGGGGAAGAAACACGCTGCTTCTCGTCTGTCTTCGGCGTTGGCGACGCCGCATTtgcctctgtctgcgcctGAGGACGAAGTCACTGGGCGTCGGGCTCCATCGAGGTGGAGAGCCTCGATGGAGCGTCAAgcgagcagcgacgaggagacggagacgTGCGCCCTCCCGCTTCGCTGGTGCTTCGCCTTTTCGTCCTCGGGACACGTGGCTGTCAACCTCTCTCGGCTTTCGCTCTGGCTGAGTGCAACCATTCTTCTCCTTCCAGCAGtgcaggcgacgcacagGTGTCTGTCGTCTTCCGCAGCGGTGCAcccgctctgcagcgcgggagacgcccacgggaaggacgaaggcgctgcggacgaAACGGGAGCGGGCGAcccccgcgggctcgccccACTCTCCTCGGCGATCCGCGCCTCCGATGTCCTGCCGCGGCTCCAGCAAGTGacggcgctgctgtctctttcGGAGTCCGCCGCGCACCGGGGTCCCGAGGCGGAGACTCAGGGCGAGGCCGGGGGCTGTCGTCCCTGTCtcgatgaagaggaggaggcggcggcgcccgcggggttGGAGAGTCGCGCGGAAGGAGCCGCGGTCGAGACGCGGGGTCACGCACGAGCTTGGAAAGCCTTTGTTTCTCTGCGAGAGCTTCTCGAAGGTGACGAACAGGTCTCCGCCTTCGAGTTCATCGTCTCcgacgtcgcggcggcgctggcggagtTCCTCGGCGGGCTCGACGTCGCCTCGACAGACGCCTCAGACGGGGAGCACGGGGACGCGCAGGTTCAGAGGCGGGCCTCCGGGgcctcgttttcctctgaagctgacagagaggagaccaGGGCATTGACGTGTGAGAATGCTCGCGAAGGGCGTGCGGTGGAGGAGGCCCCCGAAAAAGGGGAAAAGAACGCACAGAGGGCAGCCGCTAGAAGGGGCGGTGCCTGCTCTTTTTTTCCTGCCTGCGTGCAGAAATCCGCGGGGAAAACGAACGCGGGCACAAAAGCCGCAAAGAGAACGCAGCTCCTTCAcgagcgcctctgtctctttcttcgcgcctTTGCGTtctcctccgctctcccACTACCAGAAGCCTTGGAAGAtctttcgtcttccgcgggctcgctgtcctcggcggcgcccgcggcgtctccttggGAAGACCTCGATTGGTCTCAGGCGGACGGCGCTCTGCTGTTGCAGCTGGCGTCGCTGTGTATGAAGAGTTtgggccgcgccggcgaggcctcTCTGTCGGTGCAGactgtcttctctgcgagCGACAAACACGTTATGGGATCTGCTGCCTCCTATCTCCCTCCTCACCTCCGACCGGCGACCCCGGCGGggttcgtctccgcgccagGCCGCTCTTCCGCGaagcgcgtgtctcctcgccttcagtcgctcgcctcgacgcgcccCTTCCTGTTCACAGGAAAGAAAGGGGCTGCGCCAGGGCCGCAtgccgaaggcgaggagacacgcgcttCGCGGAAGAGCGGCCTGGCGCTTGCGCCGCAGAACGCGTCTCGcgggccttcctcctcctcttcggccgaggctgcggcggttGACGCGCTCGCCTCAGGCGGATGCAgcggggagggcgagcgcggggagaggggtccggcagctcgccgctTGCCGCGGTCCTACGGGGTGCCTGCGGCGTACGTCTCCTTCTTTGTGTCAGCCAGCCGAGAGCAGCAAGACATAAGTGGAGCTAGTTCTCTCGTTTCGCCTTCGAGGCGCGATGGCGCGAGTcaggagagcggagaaggcggctcGCCGAAGACGGGGAAACGCGCTGCAGAAagcagtctccgcgcgcgcgcgaccggtgcggcggccttcttcccctcggcgcgtgcggctaCGCCAGAGACGCCTGAGGACTTGCTGACGCTCTTTGGCTCTCTTCATCGAGAAGTCTTCGtgcggctgtcgccctccgcgcaggagcggcggaaggccttgctgcatgcgcagaggcggcgcgcgcgctccgcgggcgagagccgcggtgcggagaagaagaaaaagcgaggCACAGCAACCGAAAAAGAGAATCaacgcggagagggcgccgcggagaaggcacgCGCTGCAGATAGGGTGGAAGCAAGCAGGAAGGACaggcgagcggagaaggaagaagagagcatgacggcgtgcagcggcggcagcaccaactcgaagcggagaagagctcaaaaagagaggaaggagacggaAGCAAACGATTTGACAAGGAGGAAAGAAGCCAGtagggcgcgcagcgaagctgggaggaggaggggaaaAGACGGggaaaagaagacgaagaagggcgcGAAGGACGAGATTGCAGAAGGAGGTCAAACGGCAGATGACCAGAAAACTTCGGTCGATTCTCAAAGGCCCTCTCTGCAAGCGGAGGATGaagacagaagaagagaacgagagggagagagacgaagcagagcaGGCTCGCGGAATCGAATCCGGGAGGATGGAAGGGAGACTGCGAGCGACTCCGCGtttgtcgcctccgcgcttcaACAGGATCTGCTGCCGGTGTCTCGTTCCTCGTCTCGAGACGAGAGGCCGGGCGCaagcagcgtctccgcgtccacGTCGGACCTGCTTTCCCTCCTGGTTCGCACCGCCGCGGATGACGAGGATGATGACGATGACGAGGACGATGAGGACTTTTCGGCAGAAGGCGaatttcttcttctctctcgctatGCGCGGGCAGCCCTGGACGCCCGTCGCTTTCCACAAGGCACGACATTCTCGGCGGACGCTCGAGCTGCGTCGACTTCTGCGCAtcccgctcgcgcggcctctcacagcgcctctccttctcgctcaGCGCGTCGCTCAGGTGCTGTCGCatcttctctgtcttcctctctgcgctcaTCGGCGTTGCCTGCCCCTCCGTCGTCGTTTCCGCATCACGTACTGTTTCCGATGATTGATCGGCTGAGTGCGTCGCTCGTTCGAGAGTCCAGCTCGGTCGCCAGCGGGgtgggcgcgagggcgggggcggaggcggacccCGGCGAGCAGtcgagcggagaaggcgagtcGCGGGCGTGCAACGTCCTGCAtgcgtctctcgtctcttcgctggcgtCCTCGTGGTATCCACGCGCGGGCGGTGCCGCACGGAAGAGCAATGGCCTTGCCAGTagcagcgggaggcgcggcggggagaAAGACTCGCGCGAGGCTTTGCCTGAGTTCAACTGCATGCTGGGTGGACAGGCCGCCGTCAGTCGGTTGGAGGCGAATGTGCAGAGGGAGGTCGCGAGCCAGCAGGCCGCTGCttgtgctgctgcgcagcgcccaACGAacgcccgcgtctcgcccCCCGGCTCCGCTAGAGatcggcgcgtctccctgctggggcggccggcggcgcctccgacgggcgcggcctcggcgcccggCGACGATGGCCCGGCGGAGGATGAACACGAAGGTGGAAGACGATCGAACGAGACGcagccggaggcgaagacaggcgagacgcaggcagaccgcgaggaggcggaggaggaggcagaacaacaggaagaaggcgaagaaaagggCGACGCCAGGCGGAcagggaagcggaggcgaggcgtctTTCAGAGCGGAGGGGTAACACGCGTGAGGGAACCCAaggcgggcgctgcggctggaggcggagacacgaagacggcggccggcggacgacctgacgctgcggcggccgctgaggaagaggaaaagaaggaaaacgTGAGCAGAAGCGGGCGCCGTGGACACCAGCCAGCAGGACACACGGAGGATGAAGAGACGAGCGATACGCTTCTaggcggcagacgacgcggcgagcagaagaAGGGAAAAGAGGAATcagcgggggaggaggcggacgaggaaCTCCGCAGAGATAGAAGCGCAAGTCGTCAACGCCGGGGACGCaaagaaagcgaaaaagactcgtcgcagccgccacaGAAGCCCCACGTGGCGCGCCGCACAGCACGAGACAAGAGCGCGGGCTCCGACGTTGCTAAGAAtgaggcggcgaagccgaAGAAGACCGAAGAGGCTGCAGGGGCTAGGCGACGACGCCAAGAGGAGTTCGaggtctccttcctctcctctgcagaagaagaggcgtgGGCGTCCACGCCACAGGAAACCGGTAAGATAAGCTGCGAAGACTGCATGTGTGGACGCGACTGGCGGAAGCGAGCGTCTTCCTAGTGGCGCCTCCGCTATGGAGGCAACACCCAACCCACGACAACAGCCcatgcgcgcgcctgcatccCAAGGCGAATGCCGGCGGCTGCCACGTGTGTAGAGTAGACAGTCTTTTGCGGAGTTCGTCCTGTCGTTGCTTTCCTTCGTCTGATCTTCTGGCGTCGTGTGCCGCAGGAAATTTTTCTCGATCCGTGCCCCCTTCcgtcgcttcgtctccgtgTCGCGCGTGTTCAGAGGCGGCTAGAGACACTGGTTCTTGTTGAGATCTCGTTCAATGGCTCTCTCAACTAGATGGATGACCCCAGTTAGGTCTCAGATGTCAACCGATTCTCGTTTTCGAAAGGTGAAAATGCACTCGTCGTCCGTGCCTGCTAGGTCGCTGTTGCATGTTTCCCTCTGGACACCCCGCGCCTCTGTTCATGCACTAGTCTCCCGTGCCGTGTTGTCTACAGTGTCACTTCGCTTGCCTGTTTGCCGTCGCACTCAGGTTGCGACAAACGTGCAATTCCGCTTCTACGACGGTTCAAATGCTTCCGCGCACGGTCGGGTCGAGCGAGAGCTGTAGAGAATGTTGCGTGCGTCGAGGTCGttgtctctctgcatgcgttttCTCGGGTCTGCGTTCTCTTTGCACTGCGCCTCAGAAAGCTCTGCAATGGCCAGCGACGCGTTTGCGAGGAGTACAgaccgacggcgcggcgagcgggactgcgagaaggcgagaggcgaggacgaggcggacgcaaaagcggaggaaggcgcttCTGCACTGTACGGAGTCAACGACTTGGAAAGCGACTCGAAccaagacgacgacgcaggcctcTCCGTGGAGCGCTCGGACGACACAAGCAGCGGCTTTGGATCGTCGTCGACCagtgaagaagacggcgaggaggaggaagacgaggaggacgaggatgaggacggagacgaagacgaagacgacgaggcgcacaCCACCACCGAGTTCGAGGTCGGcttcgccgacgcctcctctctcgtcctTGACCGCCCTCCACCCTCAgcgcgcgtcctctttgCTTCGCCCGACATCACGActctcttcgcgtcgtcgtcctcaagGGTGCGGTCGGCGGCTTCAGGGCACGCGAATGCCTCagccgcttcttcgtctgcactctcgggaggagacagccggACGAGTCCGCAGGGGGTGCGGCGTCTCATCTCCGTCGGACCTGCGACCGACGTCTCGTCTTCAGCGTCTTCATTCGAGGCGGCCGTGTCGTCACGGCTGTTTCCGCCGTACGTGGCGGACGTGGGgtcggggggcggcgcgtggcggcgcgaagagggcgacacAACAAAGAAGCGAGACATCCAGCTGTTCGTGGACGGCACAGCCGTCCCCTCGCACATGACGCTCACCGAGGCGCTCTGCCGGTACCGGCGCTGCTTCCCGTCCGCCAGGGtggtgcggcggccgcggtccTCCGCCTTCAGTGCGCGCGCTGTAGAGCAGCGGAGTGCGCGGAGCCGCACGCGAGACGGTCGCAGGCAGTGCCCTAAGCCCGCCACGGCTGAGcagcgggaggaggcgcccctgcgcagcgcggcgcgcgacgggcgaggcaacgagccgcagcaggacgccgaggcggcgcggcgaggaggaaacgcaAACGCCGATGAACACGGCGCCAAAACGCAGTTGGCGTCTTCGTTTGTAGGAGCGTGCTGCCCGGCTTCGTGTGCAAAGCCCgagggcagccgcgcctctgccgacgcggcgcgaggaccGGTGGTGCATCGCGGAGGCGTTGCAGCGCCCCCCAGGGAAAGCTCGAATGCGGAGTACGCCGTCGTTGACCTCAGTGCCCGgtttctcgtcgccgcggacgcagatCTTTTGACGCTCCCCTGCCAGCAGAACGGGGGCAGCAAGCCCCTCGgcttccgcgcgtctgcgccggagggggggggcgaggacgaagcgcCTGAAGAGGACGTGTACCTGCCGCTGTGGGATTTGCGGCATGTGGTGGAGTATGAAGtcctcgaggcgcaggcatACGGGGCAGGGGCGAAGGCCAGCGAAAGAGCCGCGGAAAAAAGACAAGCAGgcacgccgcaggccgcgtctgcgcctcttcccgcctctcgcgtcccttcttcctccagggtctccttgtctctctcgtcctcttcgaCGTCTTCGGAGTTCGCCACGGGGGGGCGTgatggcggccgcgcaggagagaggaaagaacgGCACTGCGACGCAGGGTTCCTGCTCGCTcaggagaggcgggcgcaggagctgctggaggggcgcgcctcgcctctttTGTGCACGGTGGTCGACTCCGTGTTTGGCTCCagtcgtcttcttcaggaCTTGCGCTCCTTCGCCAAGGTGACCTGTccctcgcggcctgcgtcttccgcgtcgtcttcttcgacTGTGGCCCGCGCGGGCGTAGGGGCGCCCCTGTCTTCGCCGGCTGAACTGCGttcgctttcctctgcgtctggggTTCCTGCGCTGGAGCCCCTCTGCAGCACGCCtgagcggcggaagcgcgtCAAGGAGGAGCTCAGGCCGGCGCTGCTTTCTGCGACCGCGAGACAAGGAGACGTGGGGCCTCGCACATGGCCACTTGTGGCACCGGGCAGCCAGGAGAGTTCGTTAGTCTCGGCTTTTGAGGACGCTGTCTCGTGCATGGCCttcctgcgcggctcgctcgctgcaCCACCGCGGCAGGACATCCTGCTCTGCGCAGGCTccgacgaggctgcggagctgGTCTACTTGCGGGCGAGGAgtctggcgcgcggcgcaccgcGAGACACAGCTGCAGATctgacggcggcgtcgcccgagTTCGCATTTGCAGGCGAGGCTTTCTCAGCGTCCCCCGCTTCTGCGGGCTCAAGGGAGGAGACCCCTTGCGGTTGGATGGCGTGTGAGGGAGGGGATCGCTGGGTGACGGGGGGAGGCCGGCGGAACTTGTTTGGGCATGGTGGCAGTTTGGGCGACATCTTTGGCGCGGACAAGACTGCGGCGTCGTTGGTATTCCTCCTGACGCTGCTTCACCATCTTGTTTACGCCCtccggcgcatgcagctggagCGCGCCTTCGTTGCGTTTGCTCACGACACCGCTGCGTTTGCCTCCCAGCTTCGGGCTGCGTCCCCCTTGTCGGGGTCTTTAGCTTCGCCGCTCGGCTCGGGAAAGCGACTCAGTCGCCCACctgcgacgcccgcgcaTGAGGGCGCCTCTCAGCGTTTCTCTGGCGCCTCGGAGTCCAGCAAGGGACGGaccaggcggcgccgggggacGCAGGACTCgacctcgtcgtcggcgtcgctcgcatCTTCGCGGTCCTACAAGAGCGCACCGTCTCTCATTCGGCTGTCTGAAGCCCAGCTCGGTCGTTTCTTCACCAACAGCGCCCTGTCGCTCAAGCTCCTTCAAGTCCTTTCCGACCCGGCTCTCGTCGTCAGCCTCTGTCCGCCGCTCTGGGTGTCGCGACTTCTGCGAGGGTGCTCCTTTCTCTtccccttctctgcgcgcatGCTGTACGTGTTTCAAACTTTTCTCGGATTGAATCGATCTCTCTGCTGCTATGgccagcgtctccgcgacgcgATGGACACGGTCGCTgcccgcggagccgcaggcagcggctccagcctcgcctcctcgcgcggcggcggcacctCCGGCGCCAgattcgcctccctcgccctgcCCCCCGCGAGCCCGCTCgttgccgcaggcggcgcgactgCGGTCGGCGGctacggcgccgcggacccAACCAGCCGCGCCCTGATGgcgacgctcgccgcgcgcatcTTCTCGCAGATCGAAGGCAGTCGGCGACAGCAACAGAGTTTCGTCGCGAACCTGGAGACGGTAAGGGTACTTTTGAGAGAGACACAAAAACCGAACGCTGCTGAGTCAATCGCCTCGCAGGCAACCCAGAACCCGAGATGGCGTCGTTAGCTTGCATCTACCCTTGCGCATGCGGGTGGAGCCTCGCTCGGCAGCGAGGTTCGTACGTTGaccggcgagaagacgcagatgTCGCTAGTCACTGTGCATCGCTGATGAGCAGGTCTGTCCCCCTTACCCCCCACGTCGTGACCGCCAGGCGATGAAGTGGCTAGAATATCCGGGCGCGGGAGACTGTAAACCGTAAAGTCCTTGCCTGTGGGTGCATGCATTGCAAGCAGCGTCTTTTATCTGTCGCTGCGGTGTGTATGTCTGGGGCATTTTTTGCCGCGTCCATTCGCAGGCTGTCGCTCTGCCGCGAACAAAGGTGAAAATTCACCGGACTCGCATTCTCGACAGCGCGTTCAAGGTGAGTACTGCTGCTCGCACGTGGCGCTTGTATTTCTGCCAACAAGAAGGCatgcgccagcaggcgcctTGTGAGTGGACTCCATTTCAGGTGCGATATAGGATTAGCAGGGACTTTGTCGCTGACGGAGCGGAGAAGTCTTCCTAAATCCCTCCATATAAAtgcatatatttatctacatgaattatatatatatatataagcgCGTAGTTGGTGGGAGCCT from Besnoitia besnoiti strain Bb-Ger1 chromosome XI, whole genome shotgun sequence carries:
- a CDS encoding hypothetical protein (encoded by transcript BESB_019030) encodes the protein MNHMPRLIVMGRGGGRGLTTAEDSRWSAMLKILQQPNQAQHTACLADLQEWLSYATEASIGHFPLEVFVAALFDLLEGKPAASPFPRASAAEARGVSSFSSSASSSTAAAVEPPSDRRPGARQSSARREEVSARSQEAGEGAAPEGGGKAAAADPCSTPRDESKQAVAGETETAAAGGAGGSGEKKSGRRGRSSSRPPSEHKTPTEEAAAAAGKPSGSVASPRAEDEDRRSSSSSPSRQRSAAGGEEPREGNEGTGLMDEGTRALSHTVLVFACVVLELLVLGGGSGGEGNGGQGEGRARSSSNLAFDFGSVALRFGFERSRDAAGFLLGDDDDDTFALGRMRDDDEELLLLQQQALLLGDDEDGDGMVQKMLLVANCLFLLLDLLPVQGAAAIARQPRYLRILNSKLTSIEYIDLAEKILQCMDKLSEEQPLSVFLSGGLQASLSFLDFFSLDVQRRTMKAAVRLFKTAQTWSTSPCPLSRASSSRSLSLRGGDGGARAEEEAQEPDAFPRASPRAERRGLWRRSGGADEGRGGGQEGGAQTKGLAPQMEKSLEQQKEELKSLVSPVLPALSALLTYEDETLVSCACQCWRSYIDSLVSLHLRTASASPPPASLPVSPLPSSPRSASPEHEGASADGHGSSAAAASEPAAASVDSLTALQHLCRRFGAQGVGRDFVGLSFAALSPALEAPSGVAVPSRCAAQEDEEEEDECRRWIEEAGKKYRAALTELPKELNAIASSSLVPNLLALIARHVDLAVVAARAASSQTKDGEEDRESGEENEEEGMASLQQNACVTDAAYSLAVLANFSTNLAEELLRDPRWKSVERVMHATGEGPDFMLLLRFVCLGVSLLPAVVFNLPLFFHTLRLDSGASASPRKKKKRASPPAFAAEKVPRSRDRRGRRKAERLSDGDCDLLMHAEDSLEGNEQANSRQRRPPDVPRKLARVLVPDAERSRLFVKEPELFGTLIKTFVGPLLRLYDRALSSELLLETLQFLLGCVMTASVAEEAEDSGGLALAGSEERESTVDARGDVRETAGTLQAPAAKSLREELLAQLDSVQVAEFLAYILQTKPSATAVMAALSVTLELLSLAPHVFLPVFFKEGVIAFVRGGLDAAIDDGAFASISASSLCPSSVSLPLSALSSAASSRQSSPHAGKKHAASRLSSALATPHLPLSAPEDEVTGRRAPSRWRASMERQASSDEETETCALPLRWCFAFSSSGHVAVNLSRLSLWLSATILLLPAVQATHRCLSSSAAVHPLCSAGDAHGKDEGAADETGAGDPRGLAPLSSAIRASDVLPRLQQVTALLSLSESAAHRGPEAETQGEAGGCRPCLDEEEEAAAPAGLESRAEGAAVETRGHARAWKAFVSLRELLEGDEQVSAFEFIVSDVAAALAEFLGGLDVASTDASDGEHGDAQVQRRASGASFSSEADREETRALTCENAREGRAVEEAPEKGEKNAQRAAARRGGACSFFPACVQKSAGKTNAGTKAAKRTQLLHERLCLFLRAFAFSSALPLPEALEDLSSSAGSLSSAAPAASPWEDLDWSQADGALLLQLASLCMKSLGRAGEASLSVQTVFSASDKHVMGSAASYLPPHLRPATPAGFVSAPGRSSAKRVSPRLQSLASTRPFLFTGKKGAAPGPHAEGEETRASRKSGLALAPQNASRGPSSSSSAEAAAVDALASGGCSGEGERGERGPAARRLPRSYGVPAAYVSFFVSASREQQDISGASSLVSPSRRDGASQESGEGGSPKTGKRAAESSLRARATGAAAFFPSARAATPETPEDLLTLFGSLHREVFVRLSPSAQERRKALLHAQRRRARSAGESRGAEKKKKRGTATEKENQRGEGAAEKARAADRVEASRKDRRAEKEEESMTACSGGSTNSKRRRAQKERKETEANDLTRRKEASRARSEAGRRRGKDGEKKTKKGAKDEIAEGGQTADDQKTSVDSQRPSLQAEDEDRRREREGERRSRAGSRNRIREDGRETASDSAFVASALQQDLLPVSRSSSRDERPGASSVSASTSDLLSLLVRTAADDEDDDDDEDDEDFSAEGEFLLLSRYARAALDARRFPQGTTFSADARAASTSAHPARAASHSASPSRSARRSGAVASSLSSSLRSSALPAPPSSFPHHVLFPMIDRLSASLVRESSSVASGVGARAGAEADPGEQSSGEGESRACNVLHASLVSSLASSWYPRAGGAARKSNGLASSSGRRGGEKDSREALPEFNCMLGGQAAVSRLEANVQREVASQQAAACAAAQRPTNARVSPPGSARDRRVSLLGRPAAPPTGAASAPGDDGPAEDEHEGGRRSNETQPEAKTGETQADREEAEEEAEQQEEGEEKGDARRTGKRRRGVFQSGGVTRVREPKAGAAAGGGDTKTAAGGRPDAAAAAEEEEKKENVSRSGRRGHQPAGHTEDEETSDTLLGGRRRGEQKKGKEESAGEEADEELRRDRSASRQRRGRKESEKDSSQPPQKPHVARRTARDKSAGSDVAKNEAAKPKKTEEAAGARRRRQEEFEVSFLSSAEEEAWASTPQETESSAMASDAFARSTDRRRGERDCEKARGEDEADAKAEEGASALYGVNDLESDSNQDDDAGLSVERSDDTSSGFGSSSTSEEDGEEEEDEEDEDEDGDEDEDDEAHTTTEFEVGFADASSLVLDRPPPSARVLFASPDITTLFASSSSRVRSAASGHANASAASSSALSGGDSRTSPQGVRRLISVGPATDVSSSASSFEAAVSSRLFPPYVADVGSGGGAWRREEGDTTKKRDIQLFVDGTAVPSHMTLTEALCRYRRCFPSARVVRRPRSSAFSARAVEQRSARSRTRDGRRQCPKPATAEQREEAPLRSAARDGRGNEPQQDAEAARRGGNANADEHGAKTQLASSFVGACCPASCAKPEGSRASADAARGPVVHRGGVAAPPRESSNAEYAVVDLSARFLVAADADLLTLPCQQNGGSKPLGFRASAPEGGGEDEAPEEDVYLPLWDLRHVVEYEVLEAQAYGAGAKASERAAEKRQAGTPQAASAPLPASRVPSSSRVSLSLSSSSTSSEFATGGRDGGRAGERKERHCDAGFLLAQERRAQELLEGRASPLLCTVVDSVFGSSRLLQDLRSFAKVTCPSRPASSASSSSTVARAGVGAPLSSPAELRSLSSASGVPALEPLCSTPERRKRVKEELRPALLSATARQGDVGPRTWPLVAPGSQESSLVSAFEDAVSCMAFLRGSLAAPPRQDILLCAGSDEAAELVYLRARSLARGAPRDTAADLTAASPEFAFAGEAFSASPASAGSREETPCGWMACEGGDRWVTGGGRRNLFGHGGSLGDIFGADKTAASLVFLLTLLHHLVYALRRMQLERAFVAFAHDTAAFASQLRAASPLSGSLASPLGSGKRLSRPPATPAHEGASQRFSGASESSKGRTRRRRGTQDSTSSSASLASSRSYKSAPSLIRLSEAQLGRFFTNSALSLKLLQVLSDPALVVSLCPPLWVSRLLRGCSFLFPFSARMLYVFQTFLGLNRSLCCYGQRLRDAMDTVAARGAAGSGSSLASSRGGGTSGARFASLALPPASPLVAAGGATAVGGYGAADPTSRALMATLAARIFSQIEGSRRQQQSFVANLETAVALPRTKVKIHRTRILDSAFKVMEHFHSLLYSSKNGSLASQQQPLLEVEYFGEEGVGSGPTIEFYSEVLEAIQTHSAPRLFRDVSSDGCFFPFPYSVDLSRLAPALLSKPLSSSLTSSSGAAASMTSAMSPSSSPVRPSAHPSPRSASASSSLSAAVPPPSSATPSRPTPRKAPEGGNAEARRRAGREGRASGEGHGTDEAEGLASSPSSSRGSATQGGAARDASAAPAPTPRGESGDAEAAAGRQFERPDRTPRASQANASSGDAAIASSSSLVVSAASSVEEKVFLLFKLLGQVAAKALLDGRSCTIDLRLHPAFWQLALQRESCTCGACSGALQPKREHGQDPGSGRGVAGGQAREAADAKKNKRGARPAPLDGDGLGRGARRQTRALARRQKEQASQMKRAAESRGGEEEKEAAGRPCRACLKTQALGLADLNDVDEQLARSMQRLLLYRSEGNEVEDLALVFVLPGTDIELVEGGSNLAVCNGNLDFYIRRVIQVVLLEGILLQAYAFRFGFSTLVPLSSLSLFSPQERAHLVFGGGGRIGDSRFWNIEHLRAHIVPDHGFTASSATYVSFLEVLTEFSVDERRRFLRFATGTPVLPHGGFAALRPLMKVVRKPQESGSEGATSDDVLPSVMTCTNYIKLPDYSSKRVLRLRLVVAMTEGQGAFTLS